One genomic window of Campylobacter fetus subsp. fetus includes the following:
- the pseI gene encoding pseudaminic acid synthase, with product MNSTSQRPYIIAEMSANHCGDKNLAFKIIKAAKDAGADALKVQTYTADTITIDCKDEIFMTQEGGLWAGQSLYDLYKKAYTPWEWQSELKAYADEIGIDFFSTPFDYSAVDFLESINVPMYKIASFEAIDYPLIRYAAKFKKPMIISAGISSLEEIYEAIDACKSVGNNDITILKCTSSYPAKIEDMNLITIKDMLKRFSPMGVKVGLSDHSMSLEVPITAVALGASMIEKHFTIDRALGGEDSGFSLNKDEFKAMSSAVRNTYKALGSVDYSINERNRRSARSLFVVERIKKGEILTPQNIRSIRPNNGLHPKFYDEILGKTAKKDLEFGYPLSLDDIR from the coding sequence ATGAATTCTACATCACAGAGGCCGTACATAATAGCTGAAATGTCTGCTAATCACTGCGGAGATAAAAACTTAGCTTTTAAAATCATAAAAGCGGCAAAAGACGCCGGAGCCGACGCCCTAAAAGTGCAAACCTACACGGCCGATACTATCACGATAGATTGCAAAGATGAGATATTTATGACTCAAGAAGGCGGTCTTTGGGCAGGACAAAGCTTATATGATCTATACAAAAAAGCATACACTCCTTGGGAGTGGCAAAGCGAGCTAAAAGCGTACGCCGATGAGATCGGGATAGACTTTTTCTCAACTCCGTTTGATTATAGTGCAGTGGATTTTTTAGAGAGCATTAACGTTCCTATGTATAAGATAGCCTCTTTTGAGGCGATAGATTATCCGCTCATAAGATACGCCGCTAAATTTAAAAAACCTATGATAATCTCAGCCGGAATTTCAAGCCTAGAAGAAATTTATGAAGCAATAGATGCTTGCAAAAGCGTAGGAAACAATGACATAACTATACTTAAATGCACTTCAAGCTATCCTGCAAAGATAGAAGATATGAATCTAATCACTATAAAAGATATGCTTAAGAGATTTTCCCCTATGGGCGTAAAAGTCGGGCTCAGCGATCATTCTATGAGCTTAGAAGTCCCGATAACAGCAGTCGCGTTAGGAGCTAGCATGATAGAAAAACACTTTACTATAGACCGCGCTTTAGGCGGAGAGGATAGTGGATTTTCTTTAAATAAAGATGAGTTTAAAGCTATGAGTAGCGCAGTTAGAAATACTTATAAGGCTCTTGGAAGCGTGGATTATAGTATAAATGAAAGAAATAGAAGAAGCGCTAGATCGCTTTTTGTAGTAGAACGTATTAAAAAGGGTGAAATTTTAACGCCGCAAAATATCCGCTCAATACGCCCGAATAACGGACTTCATCCTAAATTTTATGATGAAATTTTAGGAAAAACAGCAAAGAAAGATCTGGAATTCGGATATCCTTTAAGCTTAGACGATATAAGATAA
- the selA gene encoding L-seryl-tRNA(Sec) selenium transferase yields the protein MRKAMNKLPKIDKIPNLKEFQNYFKPALLDISKSVLEEIRSKNQNETISEQDVINLIKNAYAKFQNIEPKPLINATGVIIHTNLGRSPISEDLIKQATHLMTSYSNLEYGLSSGKRGDRYAYTSYLLKLLFGCEDALIVNNNAAAVFLILNSFADEKEVLVSRGELVEIGGSFRVPEVMKNSGAILKEIGTTNKTHLSDYENSINENTAMILKVHKSNYDIVGFSSEVSINDIAKLTQKRGILNYYDLGSGYVNTLPYSLSKDEPNVKKLIQSGVDIISFSGDKLFGSVQCGIILGKKELINKLKNNQILRMLRVDKMVLSMLNETIKAYLNKDFHLIKPINQIYKTLSELEVQAKKVLENIKLEASIKETKTFVGGGTMPNKSYPSIGLFFKGNANKNEFKFRKYGIIGRIENAEFLLDFRSIFENDIENIIKIINGMSDE from the coding sequence ATGAGAAAAGCTATGAATAAACTTCCAAAAATAGATAAAATTCCAAATCTAAAAGAGTTTCAAAACTATTTTAAACCAGCACTTTTAGACATCTCTAAATCAGTATTAGAAGAGATAAGAAGTAAAAATCAAAATGAAACTATATCAGAGCAAGATGTTATAAATTTGATAAAAAACGCATACGCCAAGTTTCAAAATATCGAGCCAAAACCGCTTATAAACGCAACTGGAGTTATAATACATACCAACCTTGGCAGGAGTCCTATCAGCGAAGATTTAATTAAACAAGCAACTCATCTTATGACTTCATACTCAAATTTAGAATACGGCTTAAGCAGCGGCAAAAGAGGCGATAGATACGCATATACAAGCTATCTTTTAAAACTGCTATTTGGTTGTGAAGACGCTCTTATAGTAAATAATAACGCAGCCGCGGTTTTTCTCATATTAAATAGTTTTGCCGACGAGAAAGAAGTACTGGTTAGTCGCGGTGAATTAGTAGAAATCGGTGGAAGTTTCAGAGTACCAGAAGTAATGAAAAACAGCGGAGCTATATTAAAAGAGATTGGCACTACAAACAAAACCCATCTAAGCGATTATGAAAACTCCATAAATGAAAACACCGCCATGATCTTAAAAGTACATAAATCAAACTATGATATAGTCGGGTTCTCCAGCGAAGTTTCTATAAATGATATCGCGAAATTAACCCAAAAAAGAGGAATTCTAAACTATTACGATCTTGGTAGCGGATATGTAAATACGCTTCCGTATTCTCTAAGTAAAGATGAGCCAAACGTAAAAAAACTGATACAAAGTGGAGTTGATATAATAAGTTTTAGCGGTGATAAGCTTTTTGGCAGTGTGCAATGCGGCATAATACTTGGTAAAAAAGAGCTTATAAATAAGCTTAAAAACAATCAAATTTTAAGAATGTTAAGAGTCGATAAAATGGTGCTTAGCATGTTAAATGAAACGATAAAAGCGTACTTAAACAAAGATTTTCATCTCATAAAACCTATAAATCAAATTTATAAAACACTAAGCGAACTAGAAGTACAAGCTAAGAAAGTTTTAGAAAACATCAAACTAGAAGCTAGCATAAAAGAGACTAAAACTTTTGTCGGCGGAGGAACAATGCCAAATAAAAGCTATCCATCAATCGGGTTATTTTTCAAAGGAAACGCAAACAAAAATGAGTTTAAATTTAGAAAATACGGAATCATAGGCAGAATTGAAAACGCGGAGTTTTTGCTTGATTTTCGTTCTATTTTTGAAAATGATATAGAAAACATCATAAAAATTATAAACGGAATGAGTGATGAATAG
- the selB gene encoding selenocysteine-specific translation elongation factor produces the protein MNSIIIGTSGHIDHGKTALIKALNGYEGDKTSDEIKRGITIDLSFSNLNNGIKNIAFIDVPGHENLVKTMISGAFQFDACMLVIAANEGLKPQTKEHIEILNLLNVKNIILVFSKCDLVGKNEQLEVKNSVLDFIKDFSNLEILRSFFVSIKDKNSIDALKNYLFTIQRKTHDQDSVFRYYIDRVFQVKGHGTVVTGGVLKGTLKVGEQILNLDLNESFILRNLEVHSRSAKTVEAPNRAALNLSGDKTYALKKGQILSKKGFWRGFFEADCFVSGDLTHNSEVVFCVGSKQVNAKAALLKDNFFTFKFNKMMFLEFNEPFILLKNSRVIGGGFVLNPVSEPLKKDVKSDLLSALNNMDFVQAFEILSRSHRHGFGLISSLQRFGMSTSTALDIASNLKNVFVDKKAACIYTNDGYSDVKEFIKFIINKNKDAMFSPSSINTKLSWASTDFIEAVLNELETNKIVQKNGSIYTKFGTNFDELNTTVESKIYDILEKGYITPKAPYNIYDELDIDKIVGDAALKKLTKAKKVVRLEHNLFISSNALNKVINMLRDIIKNEGKVNITSAKNHLNLSRKYALAYLEYLDKFADIKKFENDRLFV, from the coding sequence ATGAATAGCATAATAATAGGAACCTCAGGTCATATAGATCACGGAAAAACAGCACTTATCAAAGCTTTAAACGGCTATGAAGGCGACAAAACATCAGACGAGATAAAACGCGGTATTACGATAGATCTTAGTTTTTCAAATTTAAATAACGGAATTAAAAATATAGCATTTATCGATGTTCCTGGTCATGAAAATTTAGTCAAAACTATGATAAGCGGAGCATTTCAATTTGACGCTTGTATGCTCGTAATAGCAGCCAACGAAGGACTTAAGCCACAAACAAAAGAGCATATAGAAATATTAAATTTACTAAATGTAAAAAATATAATTTTAGTATTTTCAAAATGTGATTTGGTAGGTAAAAATGAGCAATTAGAAGTCAAAAACAGTGTATTGGATTTTATAAAAGATTTCTCGAATTTAGAAATTTTAAGAAGTTTTTTCGTCAGTATAAAAGATAAAAACAGCATAGATGCGCTAAAAAATTATCTTTTTACGATCCAAAGAAAAACGCATGATCAAGACTCTGTTTTTCGCTACTACATAGACAGAGTTTTTCAAGTAAAAGGTCATGGCACGGTCGTCACAGGAGGCGTATTAAAAGGCACTCTAAAAGTCGGGGAGCAAATTTTAAACTTGGATTTAAATGAAAGTTTTATATTAAGAAATTTAGAGGTTCATTCTAGGAGCGCAAAGACGGTAGAAGCTCCAAATAGAGCCGCGTTAAACTTAAGCGGAGATAAAACTTACGCTTTAAAAAAAGGGCAAATTTTAAGCAAAAAGGGATTTTGGAGAGGATTTTTTGAAGCTGATTGTTTTGTGAGCGGAGATTTGACTCACAATAGTGAAGTCGTTTTTTGCGTCGGATCTAAACAAGTCAATGCAAAAGCCGCTCTTTTAAAAGACAATTTTTTTACATTTAAATTTAATAAAATGATGTTTTTAGAGTTTAACGAGCCGTTTATTTTACTGAAAAATAGCAGAGTTATAGGCGGCGGATTTGTTCTAAATCCAGTAAGCGAACCTCTTAAAAAAGATGTTAAGTCAGATCTACTTTCAGCGCTCAATAATATGGATTTCGTACAAGCTTTTGAGATTTTAAGCAGATCACATAGACATGGTTTTGGACTTATATCGTCTTTGCAAAGATTTGGAATGAGTACAAGCACGGCACTAGATATAGCTTCAAATTTAAAAAATGTTTTTGTGGATAAAAAAGCGGCTTGTATCTACACAAATGACGGCTATAGCGATGTTAAAGAATTTATCAAATTTATAATAAACAAAAACAAAGACGCCATGTTCTCTCCATCTAGCATAAATACAAAGCTGTCTTGGGCAAGTACGGATTTTATAGAAGCTGTTTTAAATGAGCTAGAAACAAATAAAATAGTCCAAAAAAACGGAAGTATTTATACTAAATTCGGAACTAATTTCGATGAATTAAATACAACGGTAGAAAGTAAAATTTATGATATTTTAGAAAAAGGATATATTACTCCAAAAGCACCGTATAACATATATGATGAGCTTGATATCGATAAAATAGTAGGAGACGCGGCTCTAAAAAAGCTCACAAAAGCAAAAAAAGTAGTAAGACTAGAACACAACCTTTTTATAAGCTCAAATGCATTAAATAAAGTGATAAATATGCTAAGAGATATAATAAAAAATGAAGGTAAAGTAAACATAACCAGCGCTAAAAATCATCTAAATTTAAGTAGAAAATATGCGTTGGCGTATTTAGAATATCTTGATAAATTTGCCGATATCAAGAAATTTGAAAACGATAGGCTTTTTGTTTAA
- the gdhA gene encoding NADP-specific glutamate dehydrogenase, with protein sequence MGVHEYINHTLEHIKKTSPGQNTFLQAATEVLHSLEPLLSAEDKYLKHKIIDRIVMPERTTMFRVTYMNDKNEPCSHFGYRVEFNSALGPYKGGLRFHPSVCLDIIKFLGFEQILKNSLTGLNMGGGKGGANFDPKGKSDGEIMRFCQSFMNELYKLIGDVKDVPAGDIGVGGREIGYMFGQYKKLTNRFDGALTGKGLSWGGSLARTEATGYGSVYFANEMLKKSGGSLEGKKCSVSGAGNVAIYTVEKLYEFGALPITVSDSTGFVYDKDGIDTQLLKRLKEVERKGLSDYTDFRKNAVFTPVKAYKEGTNGVWSVPCDAAFPSATQNELHLVDIKTLYNNGCRLVCEGANMPSTLDAIDFMISKKDFLFGPAKAANAGGVATSGLEMAQNASMQKWSFEEVDKKLHDIMRNIFNESYDTSVEFGDAGNLVLGANIAGFRKVADAMIDQGYV encoded by the coding sequence ATGGGAGTGCACGAATACATCAATCACACACTTGAACACATCAAAAAAACAAGTCCGGGGCAAAATACGTTTTTACAAGCCGCGACCGAAGTTTTACATAGTCTTGAACCTCTTCTTAGCGCAGAAGATAAGTATCTAAAACATAAAATCATAGATCGTATCGTAATGCCGGAGAGAACAACGATGTTTAGAGTAACTTATATGAATGATAAGAATGAGCCGTGTTCTCACTTTGGTTATCGTGTTGAATTCAACTCAGCTCTTGGACCTTATAAAGGTGGTTTAAGATTTCATCCATCAGTTTGCTTAGATATAATTAAATTTCTTGGTTTTGAGCAAATTTTGAAAAATTCGCTTACTGGGCTTAATATGGGCGGAGGAAAAGGCGGAGCTAATTTCGATCCAAAAGGGAAAAGCGACGGCGAAATAATGAGGTTTTGTCAATCGTTTATGAATGAACTTTATAAGCTAATAGGCGACGTAAAAGACGTACCTGCTGGCGATATCGGAGTAGGCGGTCGCGAGATCGGATATATGTTTGGTCAATATAAAAAATTAACAAATCGATTTGATGGAGCCCTTACTGGCAAAGGTTTGAGCTGGGGAGGAAGCCTTGCTAGAACAGAAGCTACTGGATACGGTTCTGTTTATTTTGCGAATGAAATGTTAAAAAAATCAGGCGGTTCTTTAGAAGGTAAAAAATGCTCAGTTAGCGGAGCAGGAAATGTTGCTATATATACTGTAGAAAAGCTGTATGAATTTGGAGCGCTTCCTATTACTGTTAGTGATTCAACCGGATTTGTTTACGACAAAGATGGAATCGATACTCAGCTTTTAAAACGCTTAAAAGAGGTAGAGAGAAAAGGTCTTAGCGACTATACTGATTTTAGAAAAAATGCGGTATTTACTCCAGTGAAAGCATATAAAGAAGGTACAAACGGTGTTTGGAGCGTACCTTGCGACGCAGCTTTTCCTAGTGCTACTCAAAACGAACTTCATTTGGTGGATATAAAAACTCTTTATAATAACGGTTGTCGCTTGGTTTGCGAGGGTGCAAATATGCCTAGCACTCTTGATGCTATAGATTTTATGATTAGCAAAAAAGACTTTTTATTCGGTCCTGCTAAAGCGGCGAACGCAGGTGGCGTTGCTACTAGCGGTTTAGAGATGGCTCAAAATGCAAGTATGCAAAAATGGAGTTTTGAAGAGGTCGATAAAAAACTACATGATATAATGAGAAATATATTTAATGAGAGTTACGATACATCAGTAGAGTTCGGAGATGCCGGAAACCTTGTTCTTGGAGCAAATATAGCAGGATTTAGAAAAGTTGCTGACGCTATGATAGATCAAGGATATGTTTAA
- a CDS encoding TIM barrel protein, giving the protein MAYKIGLKLWSLNENYINSAANLYESGVYDYIELYSVPNSLNKIKIWADLKLKFGIPFAIHAPHFSSGLDFSNKDKFSSNLKLVELARAYSLELDAIYTVFHPGIGGNVDESIRQINSIKDFKFIIENKPYVVPMDNAPDAFCIGSTFEMIKKIIDQTGHGFCLDIGHALVSANYQKLGIYEYIAKFNSLNPLVYHISDNDSTSIYDAHLHFGDGNIDFKKIHSIIDKDKFLAIETIKDSKENLDDFIKDSKFIKELK; this is encoded by the coding sequence ATGGCTTATAAAATCGGTCTTAAACTATGGTCTTTGAATGAAAATTATATAAATAGTGCGGCAAATCTTTATGAAAGTGGAGTTTATGACTATATCGAGCTTTACTCAGTGCCAAACTCTCTTAACAAAATCAAAATTTGGGCGGATCTAAAACTTAAATTCGGTATTCCATTTGCTATTCATGCTCCGCATTTTAGCAGCGGTTTAGATTTTTCAAATAAAGATAAATTTAGTTCAAATTTAAAACTAGTAGAACTCGCTCGTGCTTATAGCCTTGAGCTTGACGCTATTTACACTGTTTTTCATCCTGGTATCGGCGGCAATGTTGATGAAAGTATAAGACAGATAAATAGTATAAAAGATTTTAAATTTATAATAGAAAACAAGCCTTACGTAGTACCTATGGATAACGCTCCAGACGCATTTTGCATCGGTTCAACTTTTGAAATGATAAAAAAAATAATAGACCAAACAGGACATGGATTTTGCCTTGATATCGGTCACGCCCTAGTAAGCGCAAACTATCAAAAACTGGGTATTTACGAGTACATTGCCAAATTTAACTCTTTAAATCCGCTTGTATATCATATAAGCGATAACGATAGCACAAGCATTTATGACGCGCATTTGCATTTTGGAGATGGAAATATTGATTTTAAAAAAATCCACTCTATCATAGATAAAGATAAATTTCTTGCTATAGAAACCATAAAAGATAGCAAAGAAAATTTAGATGATTTTATAAAAGATTCTAAATTTATAAAGGAGTTAAAATGA
- a CDS encoding phosphoribosylglycinamide formyltransferase 2: protein MNQKVALVIGASSESVFAINEAKKAGLKVVAFDGNKDAIGLRLADVSYVVDIRDPKNIIEKLTGGGTSL, encoded by the coding sequence ATGAACCAAAAAGTCGCTCTAGTAATAGGTGCTAGTAGCGAGAGTGTTTTTGCCATCAATGAAGCCAAAAAAGCCGGACTTAAAGTCGTAGCTTTTGATGGAAATAAAGACGCAATCGGACTAAGGCTTGCCGACGTATCTTACGTAGTTGATATAAGAGATCCAAAAAACATCATAGAAAAACTTACGGGGGGGGGTACGAGCCTATAA
- the pseF gene encoding pseudaminic acid cytidylyltransferase, which translates to MINNIAIITARGGSKRIPRKNIKDFMGKPMIYYAINAAINAGIFDEIMVSTEDEEIASISKNLGAKVPFLRSTKTADDFATTNDVIEEVLSQYAKLGTLIENICCIYPCAPFISGELLKEAYETFVSTNASKLTPVVKFSFPVQRAFIVDEKGFLKYREPLNANKRSQDLKPTYHDAGMFYFYKANALNSDDRVPFILSENVTQDIDTMDDWKMAELKYKVLHGL; encoded by the coding sequence TTGATAAACAATATAGCTATTATAACAGCGCGCGGCGGAAGCAAAAGAATTCCGCGTAAAAATATCAAAGATTTTATGGGAAAACCTATGATATATTACGCTATAAATGCCGCTATAAATGCCGGAATTTTTGATGAGATTATGGTTTCAACCGAAGATGAAGAGATAGCTAGTATCTCTAAAAATTTAGGCGCAAAAGTTCCGTTTTTGCGAAGCACCAAAACAGCGGATGACTTTGCTACTACAAACGACGTTATAGAAGAAGTACTAAGCCAATACGCCAAACTAGGAACTCTTATCGAAAATATATGCTGCATTTATCCTTGCGCACCGTTTATAAGCGGCGAACTTTTAAAAGAAGCGTATGAAACATTTGTATCTACAAATGCGAGCAAATTAACTCCAGTAGTCAAATTTTCATTTCCCGTGCAAAGAGCTTTTATAGTAGATGAAAAAGGTTTTTTAAAATACCGCGAACCGCTTAACGCAAATAAAAGATCTCAAGATCTAAAACCAACGTATCATGACGCCGGAATGTTCTATTTTTATAAAGCAAACGCGCTAAACTCTGATGATAGAGTACCATTCATCTTAAGTGAAAATGTTACACAAGATATCGATACTATGGACGATTGGAAAATGGCAGAGCTTAAATACAAGGTGTTACATGGCTTATAA
- a CDS encoding thioredoxin fold domain-containing protein, with translation MKNVLIISSLIAATSMFAINDAEILDLFKAASNEGLQVKIESKSKLEGTNFDQIIVNITDGKQSQKQVLFTDGKYVFPDIIDVNKRVSYLGKFNDIQEKASMGEAYSKLAALIKNLDKSKIINLGNDPKKPTKYLFTDPDCPYCRIELDRIEKDLEESNLKVIMAPIPSHGEDAIKKSIAIYKEVKGVKDDATKIKILRKYYAKDASAPTNITADQVKTEQANIMKYFETGAIRGVPAMIDESDLK, from the coding sequence ATGAAAAATGTTTTAATTATAAGTTCTCTAATAGCGGCTACTTCCATGTTTGCTATAAACGATGCGGAGATTTTAGATCTCTTTAAAGCTGCTTCAAATGAGGGTTTGCAAGTAAAAATAGAGTCAAAATCAAAGCTTGAAGGTACAAATTTCGACCAAATTATAGTAAATATCACAGATGGAAAACAGAGCCAAAAACAAGTTTTATTTACAGATGGCAAATATGTATTTCCAGATATCATAGACGTAAATAAAAGAGTATCTTATCTAGGTAAATTTAACGATATACAAGAAAAAGCCTCTATGGGCGAAGCTTATAGCAAATTAGCAGCACTTATAAAAAATCTTGATAAATCAAAAATTATCAATCTAGGAAATGACCCTAAAAAACCTACAAAATACTTATTTACCGATCCGGACTGTCCATATTGCAGAATCGAACTTGACAGAATTGAAAAAGATTTAGAAGAATCAAATTTAAAAGTTATCATGGCTCCAATTCCTAGCCACGGCGAAGATGCGATAAAAAAATCAATCGCGATATATAAAGAGGTAAAAGGCGTAAAAGACGATGCCACAAAGATAAAAATTCTAAGAAAATACTATGCCAAAGACGCATCCGCTCCAACTAATATAACTGCCGATCAAGTAAAAACAGAACAAGCAAATATAATGAAATACTTTGAAACAGGTGCTATAAGAGGCGTACCTGCAATGATCGACGAGAGCGATCTAAAATAA
- a CDS encoding ATP-grasp domain-containing protein, whose translation MRPIECHLITPNLDLRVLKFPLIIKPRFGSGSRDVIAVKDQHEFKNALAKIDLSKEDFLAETLVEGTEYGLSGAVINGKYIHILIREKLLTPLPYRQSIGNLSAPEILEVTRYMQRVATRLNLKNCLINADLIITPEGEPFIIELAPRPSGHYLSSTFVEISTGVNMTKEWINMILGKPFSFEPKFTKHAIIRYFDFEGRVVPPNFEILKNELGIVKYECNINGILGKVINGASIMNRGYAIIVASNKQECLTNTDALIKKFKKEIK comes from the coding sequence TTGAGACCTATAGAATGTCATTTGATCACTCCGAATTTAGATTTAAGAGTACTTAAATTTCCACTTATCATTAAACCGCGATTTGGAAGCGGAAGCAGAGACGTCATAGCGGTAAAAGATCAACATGAATTCAAAAATGCTTTAGCAAAAATAGACTTAAGCAAAGAAGATTTTTTAGCTGAAACATTAGTAGAGGGGACGGAATACGGACTAAGTGGGGCAGTGATAAATGGAAAATATATTCACATACTTATAAGAGAAAAACTCCTTACGCCGCTTCCTTATCGGCAAAGCATAGGAAATTTGAGTGCTCCGGAGATTTTGGAAGTCACACGCTATATGCAGCGAGTCGCTACTAGGCTAAATTTAAAAAACTGCCTTATAAACGCGGATCTCATCATAACGCCTGAAGGAGAGCCGTTCATCATAGAGCTAGCTCCACGTCCAAGCGGTCACTATCTCTCAAGTACGTTCGTAGAGATATCAACTGGCGTAAATATGACTAAAGAGTGGATAAATATGATTTTAGGCAAACCATTTAGTTTTGAGCCTAAATTTACAAAACATGCGATTATCAGGTATTTTGATTTTGAAGGTAGAGTTGTTCCGCCTAATTTCGAAATTTTAAAAAACGAGCTTGGAATTGTAAAATATGAGTGCAACATAAATGGAATCTTAGGCAAAGTGATAAACGGTGCAAGCATTATGAATAGAGGATATGCCATCATAGTAGCTAGCAACAAGCAAGAGTGTCTAACAAATACGGACGCTCTTATAAAAAAATTTAAAAAGGAGATAAAATGA
- a CDS encoding class I SAM-dependent methyltransferase, producing MNESVKQAQENAYKLWGEHVSTGYLLYPNEYLTRYVFANRRSFKTILDFGCGDGRHLEMMSKAKIPHIIGVDYNKSVLQIAKNRCNENGVKCEVFQSGEVLNLNEILGGEKVDCVVCWGITHLNAREITSNFIKQFASILNEGGSIFANWRTRKDSLYKRGKEIDEDTFIIDEESHKGMLYYFPNLDEIEKIYESVGLKITSKDYEEFSTNDGNIINSWHIIEAKKV from the coding sequence ATGAACGAAAGTGTAAAACAAGCTCAAGAAAATGCTTACAAACTGTGGGGAGAACACGTATCTACTGGATATTTATTATATCCGAACGAATACCTTACAAGATATGTTTTTGCAAACAGAAGGTCGTTTAAAACCATTTTAGATTTTGGGTGCGGCGATGGAAGACACCTTGAAATGATGAGTAAAGCAAAGATTCCTCATATAATCGGCGTGGATTATAATAAATCCGTTTTACAAATAGCTAAAAATCGCTGTAATGAAAACGGCGTAAAATGCGAAGTATTTCAAAGCGGAGAAGTTTTAAATTTAAACGAGATATTAGGCGGAGAAAAAGTTGATTGCGTAGTTTGCTGGGGTATAACACATCTAAACGCAAGAGAGATAACTTCAAATTTCATTAAACAGTTTGCGTCTATTTTAAATGAAGGCGGAAGCATATTTGCCAACTGGAGAACCAGAAAAGACTCTTTATATAAAAGAGGAAAAGAGATAGATGAAGATACGTTTATCATAGATGAAGAGTCTCACAAAGGAATGCTTTATTACTTCCCAAATTTAGATGAAATAGAAAAAATTTATGAGAGTGTCGGCTTAAAAATAACCAGCAAAGATTATGAAGAATTTAGTACAAATGATGGTAATATAATAAATTCATGGCATATTATCGAAGCTAAAAAGGTTTAA
- a CDS encoding class I SAM-dependent methyltransferase — translation MKNSFKDYETNLAKWEELVLNGDLIYPNEHVVRFIFKNKFQSALDFGCATGRHLECLNRAGVKKIIGVDINQKPLEVAFARLNECVEMGGGRLILLNNKNKSLKDIIGGTKVDAILSWGVLHLFTPNIVVNLLSEFKNHLNKNGKILVNFRTQNDSLKNDAINLEPNVYKVTKESHKDLLYTFYTLDMIKDLFEKADLKISSIDKETFSQNNGDIQNEFYITEAVHNS, via the coding sequence ATGAAAAATAGTTTTAAAGATTACGAAACAAATTTAGCAAAATGGGAAGAACTTGTTTTAAATGGCGATTTAATATATCCAAACGAGCATGTCGTGCGTTTTATTTTTAAAAATAAATTTCAAAGTGCGCTTGATTTTGGGTGCGCTACAGGAAGACATCTTGAATGCTTAAATAGAGCCGGAGTAAAGAAAATAATCGGCGTAGATATCAACCAAAAGCCTCTTGAAGTAGCTTTTGCAAGACTAAATGAGTGCGTAGAAATGGGGGGGGGTAGGCTCATACTTTTAAATAATAAAAATAAAAGCTTAAAAGATATAATCGGTGGCACCAAAGTAGACGCGATACTCTCTTGGGGAGTTTTGCATCTATTTACCCCAAATATCGTAGTAAATTTGCTAAGCGAGTTTAAAAATCATCTAAATAAAAACGGTAAAATTTTAGTAAATTTTAGGACTCAAAACGATAGTTTGAAAAATGACGCTATAAATTTAGAACCGAATGTTTATAAAGTAACGAAAGAGTCTCATAAAGATCTATTATATACGTTTTATACTCTAGATATGATTAAAGATCTATTTGAAAAAGCCGATTTGAAAATATCAAGTATAGACAAAGAGACTTTCTCACAAAACAACGGAGATATACAAAATGAATTCTACATCACAGAGGCCGTACATAATAGCTGA